One genomic segment of Streptomyces sp. RKND-216 includes these proteins:
- a CDS encoding LacI family DNA-binding transcriptional regulator has translation MTIRDVAAEAGVSITTVSRALNESGRVGRATRERVLNAARRLGYEPNDLARSLHGKATGTIAVLVPDITNPFFPELVKGVQEVATAHQKLLLLCQTSEDSEIAVQELLHLRRKRVDGVVLVGGLAASEQLDAALAGLPVVAVDRDTTVDGSQVVRSDHRRGGRLATEHLIELGHERIAHVRGPAHLSVARDRHDGYREALEEAGLPYDASLVVEGGFLEEGGCDGLRALRRRRRPFTAVFCGNDLMAIGALRALEDVGLAVPDEVSVVGFDDIHLASYLRPSLTTVHQPIQTLGRRAAALLIGSAMNDEQPASEVLDVHIVRRQTTARHRRTEVR, from the coding sequence GTGACCATCCGGGACGTCGCCGCCGAGGCGGGCGTCTCCATCACCACCGTCTCCCGGGCGCTCAACGAGAGCGGCCGGGTCGGACGCGCGACCCGCGAACGGGTGCTGAACGCCGCCCGCCGGCTGGGCTACGAGCCGAACGACCTGGCCCGCAGCCTGCACGGCAAGGCGACCGGCACCATCGCGGTGCTCGTCCCCGACATCACCAACCCCTTCTTCCCCGAACTGGTCAAGGGGGTGCAGGAGGTCGCCACCGCGCACCAGAAGCTGCTGCTGCTCTGCCAGACCTCCGAGGACAGCGAGATCGCGGTGCAGGAGCTGCTGCACCTGCGGCGCAAGCGGGTGGACGGGGTGGTCCTGGTCGGCGGGCTGGCCGCCAGCGAACAACTGGACGCGGCCCTCGCCGGGCTGCCGGTCGTCGCAGTGGACCGGGACACGACCGTCGACGGCTCCCAGGTGGTGCGCAGCGACCACCGGCGCGGCGGACGGCTGGCGACCGAACACCTCATAGAGCTGGGCCACGAGCGGATCGCGCACGTACGCGGCCCCGCCCACCTCTCCGTGGCGCGGGACCGGCACGACGGCTACCGGGAGGCGCTGGAGGAGGCCGGGCTGCCGTACGACGCGTCCCTGGTCGTCGAGGGCGGCTTCCTGGAGGAGGGCGGCTGCGACGGGCTGCGCGCGCTGCGCCGCCGCCGGCGCCCGTTCACGGCCGTGTTCTGCGGCAACGACCTGATGGCCATCGGGGCGCTGCGCGCCCTGGAGGACGTCGGCCTCGCCGTGCCGGACGAGGTGAGCGTCGTCGGCTTCGACGACATCCACCTGGCGTCGTACCTGCGGCCAAGCCTGACGACCGTGCACCAGCCGATCCAGACCCTCGGCCGCCGGGCGGCCGCCCTGCTCATCGGGAGCGCCATGAACGACGAACAGCCGGCGAGCGAGGTGCTCGACGTGCACATCGTGCGGCGGCAGACCACCGCACGCCACCGCCGTACGGAGGTGCGCTGA
- a CDS encoding alpha/beta hydrolase: MSATAEVRQGIVYGPSGKALDVHRPVRTSSPVPVVLLWHGRGPDERDVLAPLAGAIAAHGLLVAVPDWRPDAPDGGWAHLSESVRFTREHAETYGGDADRIVLAGWSLGALAGAGVTLRPERVGGWRPSAFVGIAGRYAVGKPELGMPRSAVAEVSAGAALPAGPVELVHGADDVTVPPEESRRFRDVLGAHGHEVVLTEPDADHAGVLGAAYDPARDRCVPAHDETAARGLRASAAAVARAAGVAPGPRPAR, encoded by the coding sequence ATGAGTGCGACGGCAGAGGTGCGGCAGGGCATCGTGTACGGACCGAGCGGGAAGGCACTGGACGTCCACCGGCCGGTCCGGACGTCCTCGCCGGTTCCGGTGGTGCTGCTGTGGCACGGACGCGGACCGGACGAGCGTGACGTGCTGGCGCCGCTCGCGGGCGCGATCGCCGCGCACGGTCTGCTGGTCGCCGTGCCGGACTGGCGCCCGGACGCCCCCGACGGCGGCTGGGCGCACCTGTCGGAGTCGGTCCGCTTCACGCGGGAGCACGCGGAGACCTACGGCGGCGACGCGGACCGGATCGTGCTGGCCGGGTGGTCGCTGGGGGCGCTCGCCGGGGCCGGCGTGACGTTGCGGCCCGAGCGGGTCGGCGGGTGGCGCCCGTCCGCGTTCGTCGGCATCGCCGGCCGGTACGCCGTGGGCAAGCCGGAGTTGGGCATGCCCCGCTCCGCGGTGGCGGAGGTGTCGGCGGGTGCGGCGCTCCCCGCGGGCCCCGTCGAGCTCGTGCACGGCGCCGACGACGTGACCGTGCCGCCGGAGGAGTCGCGCCGCTTCCGGGACGTGCTCGGGGCGCACGGCCACGAGGTCGTCCTGACCGAGCCGGACGCGGACCACGCGGGCGTACTGGGCGCGGCGTACGATCCGGCGCGCGACCGCTGCGTACCCGCCCACGACGAGACCGCGGCCCGGGGCCTGCGGGCGAGCGCGGCCGCGGTGGCACGTGCGGCAGGCGTCGCGCCGGGGCCTCGGCCGGCTCGCTGA
- a CDS encoding type II toxin-antitoxin system prevent-host-death family antitoxin translates to MLTAAEAGDTITVTKNGRPVATVRPYVTGNVPHHPVGPMGDIELPDLDLPDLTDDEIDDTLRGMGS, encoded by the coding sequence ATGCTGACCGCTGCCGAAGCGGGCGACACGATCACCGTGACGAAGAACGGGCGCCCGGTGGCGACCGTCCGCCCCTACGTCACCGGGAACGTCCCGCATCATCCCGTCGGTCCCATGGGAGACATCGAGCTTCCCGACCTGGACCTGCCGGACCTCACCGACGACGAGATCGACGACACGCTGCGAGGGATGGGTTCGTGA
- a CDS encoding AAA family ATPase, which translates to MSRGVAGEFAHGLVLGKFYPPHAGHHHLVRTAAARCRRLTVLVCASSVESVPLARRVAWMREVHPEPHVRIVGTVDDVPVDYTDDAVWDAHMAVFRAAVPEPVDAVFTSEPYGAELGRRFGAAAVTVDPDRTTHPVSGTAVRKDPVGNWHHLAGPVRAALARRVVVVGAESTGTTTLARGLAAHFRARGGVWADTRWVPEYGRRYSEEKFARLRAARPGAGFADVPWHSDEFVAVAVRQLADEESAARTGSPVLFCDTDALATTVWHERYIGHHDPRVAAVAARGAHDLWLLTDYTGVPFENDGLRDGAHLRAWMTARFRAELTSRDLPYELITGPHERRLGAAVEAVDRLLAGPWHFTDPLPVHG; encoded by the coding sequence GTGAGCCGGGGCGTCGCAGGGGAGTTCGCACACGGGCTGGTGCTGGGCAAGTTCTACCCGCCACACGCCGGCCACCACCACCTCGTGCGCACGGCCGCCGCACGCTGCCGGCGGCTGACCGTGCTCGTGTGCGCGTCGTCCGTGGAGTCGGTCCCCCTGGCCCGCCGTGTGGCCTGGATGCGCGAGGTGCACCCGGAGCCGCACGTGCGGATCGTCGGCACCGTCGACGACGTGCCCGTCGACTACACCGACGACGCGGTCTGGGACGCGCACATGGCGGTCTTCCGCGCCGCCGTGCCCGAGCCGGTGGACGCGGTCTTCACCTCCGAGCCGTACGGCGCCGAGCTCGGCCGCCGCTTCGGCGCCGCGGCCGTGACCGTGGACCCCGACCGCACCACGCACCCCGTCTCGGGAACGGCCGTGCGCAAGGACCCGGTGGGCAACTGGCACCACCTCGCCGGGCCCGTCCGTGCGGCACTGGCCCGCCGCGTGGTCGTCGTCGGCGCCGAGTCCACCGGCACGACCACCCTGGCGCGCGGCCTCGCCGCGCACTTCCGGGCCCGGGGCGGCGTCTGGGCGGACACCCGGTGGGTGCCGGAGTACGGCCGCCGGTACAGCGAGGAGAAGTTCGCCCGCCTCCGCGCCGCCCGCCCCGGCGCCGGCTTCGCCGACGTCCCCTGGCACTCGGACGAGTTCGTCGCCGTCGCCGTGCGCCAGCTCGCCGACGAGGAGAGCGCCGCGCGCACCGGCTCCCCCGTCCTCTTCTGCGACACCGACGCACTGGCCACCACCGTCTGGCACGAGCGGTACATCGGCCACCACGATCCGCGGGTGGCCGCCGTCGCCGCCCGCGGCGCCCACGACCTGTGGCTGCTCACCGACTACACCGGCGTGCCCTTCGAGAACGACGGCCTCCGCGACGGCGCGCATCTGCGCGCCTGGATGACCGCCCGCTTCCGCGCCGAACTGACCTCGCGCGACCTCCCGTACGAGCTCATCACCGGCCCGCACGAACGGCGGCTGGGCGCCGCCGTCGAAGCGGTGGACCGGCTCCTGGCCGGGCCGTGGCACTTCACCGACCCGCTGCCGGTGCACGGCTGA
- a CDS encoding ribokinase, giving the protein MGSVTVLGSLNVDLVTSVPRLPGRGETVAGGRLHRLPGGKGANQAVACARAGATVRMVGAVGADEGGDLLLRALAREGVDTTAVRRRADVATGTATILVEDGGENMIAVTTGANGHLGDEDTAAACDRLGPGDVLLLQCEVPLGVVRRAGRRAAARGATVVLNAAPAPPPDALGLPLPELDVLLVNEHEARLLASAGTATGTGGEPGAESAEDAARALAARNGCLVVATLGARGALAMRGGASEVFPAPRVDATDTVGAGDAFAGYLAAALARGADPRAAITTAVLAASLAVTRSGAQEAMPRHDEIRSIRNTRSPEGA; this is encoded by the coding sequence ATGGGCTCCGTGACGGTGCTCGGCAGCCTGAACGTCGACCTCGTCACGAGCGTGCCGCGGCTGCCCGGGCGCGGGGAGACGGTCGCCGGCGGGCGCCTGCACCGGCTGCCGGGCGGCAAGGGCGCCAACCAGGCGGTGGCGTGCGCCCGCGCGGGCGCGACGGTCCGGATGGTCGGCGCCGTCGGCGCCGACGAGGGCGGGGACCTGCTGCTGCGGGCCCTGGCCCGGGAGGGCGTGGACACCACCGCCGTCCGGCGGCGGGCGGACGTGGCCACCGGAACGGCCACGATCCTCGTCGAGGACGGCGGCGAGAACATGATCGCCGTCACGACCGGCGCCAACGGGCACCTCGGGGACGAGGACACGGCCGCCGCCTGCGACCGGCTCGGACCCGGCGACGTGCTGCTGCTGCAGTGCGAGGTGCCGCTCGGCGTCGTGCGCCGGGCCGGACGGCGGGCGGCGGCCCGCGGTGCGACGGTGGTGCTCAACGCGGCACCCGCGCCGCCGCCGGACGCACTCGGCCTGCCGCTGCCGGAACTCGACGTGCTGCTGGTCAACGAGCACGAGGCCCGGCTGCTGGCCTCCGCCGGGACCGCGACCGGCACCGGGGGCGAGCCGGGGGCGGAATCTGCCGAGGACGCGGCCCGCGCGCTGGCCGCTCGTAACGGCTGCCTCGTCGTCGCCACCCTCGGCGCCCGCGGCGCCCTGGCGATGCGGGGCGGTGCATCGGAGGTCTTTCCCGCACCCCGGGTGGACGCCACCGACACCGTGGGAGCCGGGGACGCCTTCGCCGGCTACCTCGCCGCCGCCCTCGCCCGGGGGGCCGACCCGCGTGCGGCGATCACGACAGCGGTCCTCGCGGCCTCCCTCGCCGTCACCCGCTCGGGGGCCCAGGAGGCCATGCCCCGGCACGACGAAATCCGCAGCATCCGCAACACCCGCTCGCCGGAAGGAGCCTGA
- a CDS encoding PIN domain-containing protein, with the protein MTELAIADSHALYRMLDPKLSGHEAHRKALGAIGHLVISPLVLGELDHLISQRSGADNAVATLRFVERYAALKRFEIADVAPHVGTAVAVMRGYRDADQGCGVGLVT; encoded by the coding sequence GTGACCGAACTCGCCATCGCGGACTCCCACGCGCTGTACCGGATGCTCGACCCGAAGCTGAGCGGCCATGAGGCCCACCGCAAGGCGCTGGGTGCCATCGGCCACCTCGTCATCTCGCCTCTCGTCCTGGGGGAGCTCGACCACCTGATCTCCCAGCGGTCAGGGGCGGACAACGCCGTGGCGACACTCCGCTTCGTGGAACGCTACGCGGCGTTGAAGCGCTTCGAGATCGCCGACGTGGCACCGCACGTCGGAACCGCCGTCGCCGTCATGCGGGGCTACCGAGACGCCGACCAGGGTTGCGGCGTCGGGCTCGTGACGTGA
- the pnuC gene encoding nicotinamide riboside transporter PnuC, producing the protein MDVADLLAPLQQPLFTLLDTPVSWVEVLGLGSGALCVWLVARQHIANWPIGIANNLFFILLFAGAGLYADAGLQVVYIALALYGWWAWLRGGPEAAAGRLPVSRTDARTWWVLAPTTLAVTALLTLWLARSTDSTVPFWDALTTALSLAATYGQCRKKLESWYLWIAADVVYVPLYAYKGLHLTALLYAGFMILCVVGLRSWRAEWTAARTGPAPAAPLGAAA; encoded by the coding sequence GTGGACGTCGCGGACCTGCTCGCCCCGCTCCAGCAGCCCCTTTTCACTCTGCTGGACACCCCTGTCAGCTGGGTCGAGGTGCTCGGCCTCGGCAGCGGCGCGCTGTGCGTGTGGCTCGTCGCCCGGCAGCACATCGCCAACTGGCCGATCGGCATCGCCAACAACCTGTTCTTCATCCTGCTGTTCGCCGGGGCCGGCCTGTACGCCGACGCAGGACTCCAGGTCGTCTACATCGCCCTCGCCCTGTACGGCTGGTGGGCCTGGCTGCGGGGCGGGCCGGAGGCGGCGGCCGGACGGCTGCCGGTGAGCCGCACCGACGCCCGTACCTGGTGGGTGCTGGCACCCACGACGCTCGCGGTCACCGCGCTGCTCACGCTGTGGCTGGCCCGCTCGACCGACTCCACCGTGCCGTTCTGGGACGCCCTGACCACCGCGCTCTCGCTGGCCGCCACCTACGGGCAGTGCCGGAAGAAGCTGGAATCCTGGTACCTGTGGATCGCGGCCGACGTCGTCTACGTCCCGCTCTACGCCTACAAGGGCCTCCACCTCACCGCGCTGCTGTACGCCGGCTTCATGATCCTGTGCGTCGTCGGCCTGCGCAGCTGGCGGGCCGAGTGGACCGCGGCCCGGACGGGCCCCGCACCGGCCGCGCCGCTCGGGGCAGCGGCGTGA
- a CDS encoding chaplin, producing MTRLAKAASIAVASGAVILAGAGGAVADSGSQGAAVGSPGVLSGNVVQVPIHIPVNVCGNTVSVIGLLNPAFGNVCVNGGHDGGGSY from the coding sequence ATGACACGTCTGGCGAAGGCCGCCTCCATCGCCGTTGCCTCCGGCGCCGTGATCCTCGCCGGCGCCGGAGGCGCCGTCGCGGACAGCGGCTCGCAGGGCGCGGCCGTCGGCTCGCCCGGTGTGCTGTCCGGCAACGTCGTCCAGGTCCCGATCCACATCCCGGTCAACGTCTGCGGCAACACCGTCAGCGTGATCGGACTGCTGAACCCCGCGTTCGGCAACGTGTGCGTCAACGGCGGCCACGACGGCGGCGGCAGCTACTGA
- a CDS encoding DUF397 domain-containing protein gives MSSITVEPSHLRWVTSSHSGSDGGDCVEVAATPGMVHVRDSKDHHGPRLRFPAHGWSAFLSYAGQDTDV, from the coding sequence ATGAGCAGCATCACGGTGGAGCCGAGCCACTTGCGCTGGGTGACGAGCAGCCACAGCGGTTCGGACGGCGGCGACTGTGTCGAGGTCGCCGCCACGCCCGGCATGGTCCACGTGCGCGACTCCAAGGACCACCACGGCCCCCGGCTCCGCTTCCCCGCCCACGGCTGGTCCGCCTTCCTCTCCTACGCGGGGCAGGACACGGACGTCTGA
- a CDS encoding pyruvate carboxylase — MLRKVLVANRGEIAIRAFRAAYELGVSTVAVYPYEDRNSLHRAKADEAYQIGEPGHPVRAYLSVDEVVKAARRAGADAVYPGYGFQSENPELAQACEDAGIKFVGPPAHVLQLTGNKARAVAAAREAGVSVLRSSEPSADVDALVAAADDIGFPVFVKAVAGGGGRGMRRVEQPEKLRESVEAAMREAESAFGDPTVFLEEAVVKPRHIEVQILADASGDVVHLYERDCSVQRRHQKVVEIAPAQNLDPEVRQRICDDAVAFARHIGYVNAGTVEFLLDERGRHVFIEMNPRIQVEHTVTEQVTGRDLVIAQLRVAAGATLNELGYTQDAIRTTGAALQCRITTEDPANGFRPDTGFISAYRSPGGPGVRLDGGTTHTGAETSAHFDSMLVKLTCNGENWETAVRRARRAIAEFRIRGVATNLPFLASVLDHPDFSESRVTTSFIDEHPELLEARKPADRGTRLLHYLADVTVNRPHGPRPQVADPALKLPAVDLNAPAPDGSRQLLRELGPERFAERLRQQKAVAVTDTTFRDAHQSLLATRVRTRDLLAVAPHVARIAPQLLSLECWGGATYDVALRFLAEDPWERLAALREAAPNLCTQMLLRGRNTVGYTPYPTEVTSAFVAEAAATGMDVFRIFDALNDVSQMRPAIDAVRETGTSVAEVALCYTGDLSDPSEQLYTLDYYLRLAEEIVEAGAHVLAIKDMAGLLRPPAARKLVTALRERFDLPVHLHTHDTAGGQLATLITAIDAGVDAVDAAVASMAGTTSQPSLSALVAATDHTERATGLDLAAVGDLEPYWEAVRKIYAPFEAALPSPTGRVYQHEIPGGQLSNLRQQAIALGLGDRFELIEDCYAAADRMLGRLVKVTPSSKVVGDLALHLVGAGVEPKDFESDPGKFDVPDSVIGFLRGELGDPPGGWPEPFRTRALQGRKPGAESVPLSGEDRDGLRDDRRGTLNRLLFPGPDKEFREHRSSYGDTSVLTSKDFFFGLEPDIEHTAELEPGVTLLIQLEAISEPDETGHRTVLTTLNGQLRPVSVRDRSVTTDVKVAEKADTSNDRHIAAPFAGAVTLQVGEGDEVTEGDTVATIEAMKMEASITAQRSGTVSRLAIGKVQQVEGGDLLIEMN; from the coding sequence ATGTTGCGCAAGGTGCTCGTGGCCAACCGGGGCGAGATCGCCATCAGGGCGTTCCGCGCCGCCTATGAGCTGGGTGTCTCGACCGTCGCCGTCTACCCGTACGAAGACCGCAACTCCCTGCACCGAGCCAAGGCGGACGAGGCGTACCAGATCGGCGAGCCCGGGCACCCCGTTCGGGCGTACCTGTCGGTGGACGAGGTGGTGAAGGCGGCCCGGAGGGCCGGCGCCGACGCCGTCTACCCCGGTTACGGCTTCCAGTCGGAGAACCCGGAGCTGGCGCAGGCCTGCGAGGACGCGGGCATCAAGTTCGTCGGCCCGCCCGCCCACGTGCTCCAGCTGACCGGGAACAAGGCGCGCGCCGTGGCGGCGGCCCGCGAGGCGGGCGTGAGCGTGCTGCGGTCGTCCGAGCCGTCCGCCGACGTGGACGCCCTCGTCGCGGCGGCCGACGACATCGGCTTCCCCGTCTTCGTGAAGGCCGTCGCAGGTGGCGGCGGGCGCGGCATGCGCCGCGTGGAGCAGCCCGAGAAGCTGCGCGAGTCCGTCGAGGCGGCGATGCGCGAGGCCGAGTCCGCCTTCGGCGACCCGACGGTCTTCCTCGAAGAGGCCGTGGTCAAGCCGCGCCACATCGAGGTGCAGATCCTCGCCGACGCCTCCGGCGACGTCGTCCACCTCTACGAGCGCGACTGCTCCGTGCAGCGCCGCCACCAGAAGGTCGTGGAGATCGCCCCCGCGCAGAATCTGGACCCCGAGGTGCGGCAGCGGATCTGCGACGACGCGGTGGCGTTCGCCCGGCACATCGGCTACGTCAACGCCGGCACCGTGGAGTTCCTGCTGGACGAGCGCGGGCGGCACGTCTTCATCGAGATGAACCCGCGCATCCAGGTCGAGCACACCGTGACCGAGCAGGTCACCGGACGCGACCTGGTCATCGCCCAGCTGCGCGTCGCAGCAGGCGCCACGCTGAACGAGCTGGGCTACACCCAGGACGCCATCCGCACGACCGGCGCCGCCCTGCAGTGCCGCATCACCACCGAGGACCCCGCGAACGGCTTCCGCCCCGACACCGGCTTCATCAGTGCCTACCGCTCTCCCGGCGGCCCGGGAGTGCGGCTGGACGGCGGCACCACCCACACCGGCGCCGAGACCAGCGCGCACTTCGACTCCATGCTGGTGAAGCTCACCTGCAACGGCGAGAACTGGGAGACGGCCGTACGGCGGGCGCGGCGCGCCATCGCCGAGTTCCGCATCCGCGGCGTCGCCACCAACCTGCCGTTCCTCGCCTCCGTGCTCGACCATCCGGACTTCTCCGAGAGCCGGGTCACCACCTCCTTCATCGACGAGCACCCGGAGCTGCTGGAGGCCCGCAAGCCGGCCGACCGCGGCACCCGGCTGCTGCACTACCTGGCCGACGTGACCGTGAACCGCCCCCACGGCCCCCGCCCGCAGGTCGCCGACCCGGCGCTTAAGCTGCCCGCCGTCGACCTGAACGCCCCCGCACCGGACGGCTCCCGGCAGCTGCTGCGCGAGCTGGGCCCGGAGCGGTTCGCGGAGCGGCTGCGGCAGCAGAAGGCCGTGGCGGTCACCGACACCACGTTCCGCGACGCGCACCAGTCGCTGCTGGCCACCCGCGTGCGCACCCGCGACCTGCTGGCCGTCGCCCCGCACGTCGCGCGCATCGCGCCGCAGCTCCTCAGCCTGGAGTGCTGGGGCGGGGCGACGTACGACGTGGCGCTGCGCTTCCTCGCCGAGGACCCGTGGGAACGGCTCGCGGCGCTGCGCGAGGCCGCGCCGAACCTCTGCACCCAGATGCTGCTGCGCGGCCGCAACACCGTCGGTTACACGCCGTACCCCACGGAGGTCACCAGCGCCTTCGTCGCGGAGGCCGCGGCCACCGGCATGGACGTCTTCCGCATCTTCGACGCGCTCAACGACGTGTCGCAGATGCGCCCGGCGATCGACGCCGTACGCGAGACCGGCACCTCGGTCGCGGAGGTCGCGCTCTGCTACACGGGGGATCTCTCCGACCCGTCCGAGCAGCTCTACACCCTCGACTACTACCTGCGGCTCGCCGAGGAGATCGTCGAGGCCGGGGCGCACGTGCTGGCCATCAAGGACATGGCCGGGCTGCTGCGCCCGCCGGCCGCGCGGAAGCTGGTCACCGCGCTGCGCGAGCGCTTCGACCTGCCGGTTCACCTGCACACCCACGACACGGCCGGCGGCCAGCTCGCCACCCTCATCACCGCCATCGACGCGGGCGTGGACGCGGTGGACGCCGCGGTGGCCTCGATGGCCGGCACGACCAGCCAGCCGTCGCTGTCGGCGCTGGTCGCGGCGACCGACCACACCGAACGGGCCACCGGCCTGGACCTGGCCGCCGTCGGCGACCTGGAACCGTACTGGGAGGCCGTCCGCAAGATCTACGCCCCCTTCGAGGCCGCGCTGCCCTCCCCCACCGGTCGCGTGTACCAGCACGAGATCCCCGGCGGGCAGCTCTCCAACCTGCGCCAGCAGGCCATCGCGCTCGGGCTGGGCGACCGTTTCGAGCTGATCGAGGACTGCTACGCCGCCGCCGACCGGATGCTGGGCCGGCTGGTCAAGGTCACCCCGTCCTCCAAGGTCGTCGGCGACCTGGCGCTGCACCTGGTCGGCGCGGGCGTCGAACCGAAGGACTTCGAGTCCGATCCGGGGAAGTTCGACGTGCCGGACTCGGTGATCGGCTTCCTGCGCGGCGAGCTGGGCGACCCGCCCGGCGGCTGGCCCGAGCCGTTCCGCACCCGCGCCCTCCAGGGCCGCAAGCCGGGCGCCGAGTCCGTGCCGCTGTCCGGGGAGGACCGCGACGGGCTGCGCGACGACCGGCGCGGCACGCTCAACCGGTTGCTCTTCCCCGGCCCGGACAAGGAGTTCCGCGAGCACCGCAGCTCCTACGGCGACACCTCGGTCCTCACCAGCAAGGACTTCTTCTTCGGCCTCGAACCGGACATCGAGCACACCGCCGAACTGGAGCCGGGCGTCACCCTGCTGATCCAGCTGGAGGCCATCTCCGAGCCGGACGAGACCGGTCACCGCACCGTCCTGACCACGCTCAATGGTCAGCTCCGCCCGGTGTCGGTCCGCGACCGGTCGGTGACCACGGACGTGAAGGTCGCGGAGAAGGCGGACACCTCCAACGACCGCCACATCGCCGCCCCGTTCGCGGGCGCGGTCACCCTCCAGGTCGGCGAGGGCGACGAGGTGACGGAGGGCGACACCGTCGCCACCATCGAGGCGATGAAGATGGAGGCCTCCATCACCGCCCAGCGCTCCGGCACCGTCTCCCGCCTCGCCATCGGCAAGGTTCAGCAGGTTGAGGGCGGCGACCTGCTGATCGAAATGAACTGA
- a CDS encoding GNAT family N-acetyltransferase, whose product MRIGQVAWAHPAAEALRAGQRAEIAALYGRPDSEPGTPPTAADVAAFFVAWDDDARPVGCGGLRALGDGIGEVKRMYVVPEARGTGVADGVLAALEEWARGQKWSALRLETGDGQPAAVRFYERSGYRRIPNFGAYAGVDGSWCFERRLDAVRACPSPCTG is encoded by the coding sequence ATGAGGATCGGGCAGGTGGCATGGGCGCACCCGGCCGCGGAGGCGCTGCGGGCCGGGCAGCGGGCGGAGATCGCGGCGCTCTACGGCAGGCCGGACAGCGAACCCGGGACGCCGCCGACCGCGGCGGACGTCGCCGCGTTCTTCGTGGCGTGGGACGACGATGCGCGGCCGGTCGGCTGCGGCGGTCTGCGCGCCCTCGGCGACGGGATCGGCGAGGTGAAGCGCATGTACGTGGTCCCCGAGGCACGCGGAACGGGCGTGGCGGACGGCGTACTGGCCGCGCTCGAAGAATGGGCGCGGGGGCAGAAGTGGTCCGCACTGCGGCTGGAGACCGGCGACGGACAGCCTGCCGCCGTCCGGTTCTACGAGCGCTCCGGCTATCGGCGCATCCCGAACTTCGGAGCGTACGCCGGGGTGGACGGCTCCTGGTGCTTCGAGCGGAGGCTCGACGCCGTCAGAGCTTGTCCATCCCCTTGTACGGGGTGA